In one window of Streptomyces roseofulvus DNA:
- a CDS encoding TAXI family TRAP transporter solute-binding subunit — translation MVPSLARAARRRVLALAAALLALGGVLLWWLAPFGTSTPSGSVTFSTGVRSGVYQHYGELLKQAMAEDLPDVSITLKDSEGSQQNLARVASGEADFTVATADAVAQYIRDRRPGFERLRGCARLYDDYIQLVVRKGSSVQKVSDLRGLRVGVGQDGSGVRLIADRVLAAAGITPSRDVTAVPVGIDAMPEMLEKGDLDAFFWSGGLPTTAVQKLSERTPVRLIPMDAPLVDALRDVGSSTRHYRSATIPADAYQAAQDGQPVQTLAVANLMVTTADADPDLVEGFTRSVIDSRDAIGSQVHPAQLVDLRTAVYTEPLPLHDGARRYYRSVKP, via the coding sequence ATGGTCCCCTCGCTCGCCCGCGCCGCCCGCCGCCGCGTCCTCGCGCTCGCGGCCGCGCTGCTCGCGCTGGGCGGGGTGCTGCTGTGGTGGCTGGCGCCCTTCGGGACCTCGACGCCCAGCGGCTCGGTCACGTTCAGCACCGGCGTCCGCTCCGGGGTGTACCAGCACTACGGCGAGCTGCTGAAGCAGGCCATGGCCGAGGACCTCCCCGACGTGTCGATCACCCTCAAGGACAGCGAGGGCTCCCAGCAGAACCTGGCGCGGGTGGCCTCCGGCGAGGCCGACTTCACGGTCGCGACCGCCGACGCCGTGGCGCAGTACATCCGCGACCGCAGGCCGGGCTTCGAGCGGCTGCGCGGCTGCGCCCGGCTGTACGACGACTACATCCAGCTGGTGGTCCGCAAGGGCTCGTCGGTCCAGAAGGTCTCCGATCTGCGCGGGCTGCGGGTCGGCGTCGGCCAGGACGGCTCGGGCGTCCGGCTGATAGCGGACCGGGTCCTCGCCGCGGCCGGGATCACGCCGTCCCGGGACGTGACCGCGGTGCCGGTCGGCATCGACGCCATGCCGGAGATGCTGGAGAAGGGCGACCTGGACGCCTTCTTCTGGTCCGGCGGGCTGCCGACCACGGCCGTGCAGAAGCTGTCCGAGCGGACCCCGGTCCGGCTGATCCCGATGGACGCCCCGCTCGTGGACGCGCTGCGGGACGTGGGCTCGTCCACCCGGCACTACCGCTCCGCGACGATCCCGGCCGACGCCTACCAGGCCGCGCAGGACGGGCAGCCGGTGCAGACGCTGGCGGTGGCGAACCTGATGGTGACGACTGCCGACGCCGATCCGGACCTGGTCGAGGGGTTCACCCGCTCGGTGATCGACAGCCGGGACGCCATCGGCAGCCAGGTGCACCCGGCACAGCTGGTGGACCTGCGGACGGCCGTCTACACGGAGCCCCTGCCCCTCCACGACGGCGCCCGCCGCTACTACCGCTCGGTCAAGCCCTGA